From Blattabacterium cuenoti, the proteins below share one genomic window:
- a CDS encoding thymidylate synthase, translating into MKQYLNLLKNVLKNGINKMDRTGIGTKSLFGYQMRFDLRNGYPLLTTKKLNIRSIIYELLWFLKGYTNVQYLKNNKVDIWNNWANDKGDLGPIYGFQWRKWPTYNGEFIDQITNLIKEIKLNPHSRRLIVSSWNVGMIQEMRLPPCHLLFQFYICDNNLSLQLYQRSADIFIGLPFNIASYALLLMMISQILHLKAKELIHVIGDAHIYKNHIRQVKIQIKRKPRPLPILLLNSSIKNIFNFSFEDFQLINYNPYPHIKGDVAV; encoded by the coding sequence ATGAAACAATATTTAAATTTATTAAAAAATGTATTAAAAAATGGAATAAATAAAATGGACCGTACTGGAATAGGAACTAAAAGTTTGTTTGGATATCAAATGAGATTTGATTTAAGAAATGGATATCCTCTTTTAACCACTAAAAAATTAAACATACGTTCTATTATTTATGAATTATTATGGTTTTTGAAAGGATATACGAATGTCCAATATTTAAAAAATAATAAAGTAGATATTTGGAATAATTGGGCAAATGATAAAGGGGATCTTGGTCCAATATATGGGTTTCAATGGAGAAAATGGCCTACTTATAATGGAGAATTTATAGATCAAATAACTAATTTGATAAAAGAAATAAAATTGAATCCTCATTCACGGCGTTTAATTGTTTCTTCTTGGAATGTAGGAATGATTCAAGAAATGAGATTACCCCCCTGTCATTTACTTTTTCAATTTTATATCTGTGATAATAATTTATCTTTACAACTATACCAAAGAAGTGCAGATATTTTTATAGGATTACCTTTTAATATCGCTTCTTATGCTTTATTGCTTATGATGATTTCTCAAATACTCCATCTAAAAGCAAAAGAATTAATTCATGTTATAGGTGATGCTCATATATATAAAAATCATATTAGACAAGTTAAAATTCAAATAAAAAGAAAACCTAGACCATTACCTATTCTACTTTTAAATTCTTCAATTAAGAACATTTTTAACTTTTCTTTTGAAGATTTTCAACTAATCAATTATAATCCATATCCACATATTAAGGGAGATGTAGCTGTTTAA
- a CDS encoding deoxycytidylate deaminase, whose translation MNYDKNYMNLAIKWSKLSFCKKKKVGAIIVKNNKILSNGYNGTPNGFDNICEDKNGKTKWYVIHAEAKAILKIAASSQSCEGAFLYITNVPCKECSKLIFLSKIKRVVYLQNKKDSIQKEGLIFLKRFKIIVEEFSGL comes from the coding sequence ATGAATTATGATAAAAATTATATGAATTTAGCCATTAAATGGTCAAAATTATCTTTTTGTAAGAAAAAAAAAGTAGGCGCTATTATAGTCAAAAATAATAAAATCCTATCAAATGGATATAATGGGACTCCAAATGGTTTTGATAATATATGTGAAGATAAAAATGGAAAAACAAAATGGTATGTTATCCATGCAGAAGCTAAGGCAATTTTAAAAATTGCTGCATCTTCACAATCTTGTGAGGGGGCTTTTTTATACATAACAAATGTACCATGTAAAGAATGTAGTAAATTAATTTTTTTATCAAAAATTAAGAGAGTTGTATATTTACAAAATAAGAAAGATTCAATTCAAAAAGAAGGATTGATCTTTTTAAAAAGATTCAAAATAATCGTAGAAGAATTTTCTGGTTTATAA
- the ureC gene encoding urease subunit alpha, producing MKKLDRESYARMYGPTKGDKIRLGDTSLWIEIEKDYTIYGDECVFGGGKVIRDGMGQHPFATREEGILDLVLTNAIIIDYWGIIKGDIGIKNGVIVGIGKAGNPYFMDGVSKNMYIGSGTEVISSENMIVTAGSVDSHVHYICPQLFDVALENGTTTIIGGGSGPATGSIATNCTSGVWNIQRMLKSTDHIPINFLFLASGNSSRPEALIEQIYAGAGGLKIHEDWGSTPYVIDQCLNVSEKLDIQVNIHTDSLNESGYVEDTLEAFKNRTIHTYHTEGAGGGHSPDLLKVISHPNILPSSTSPTMPYTCNTIDEHLDMLMICHHLDSNIPEDIAFAKSRIRSETISAEGFLHDIGAISMTSSDSQAMGRIGEIVKRTWQTADKMKKERGFLSKEDMYHKNDNFRVKRYISKYTINPSITHGISEYVGSISCGKMADIVLWKPSFFGVKPELVLKSGMIVYASMGDPNATIPTPQPFMYRKMFGYFEPKLSSIFISFHAINNGFIEENEIKKKIKIVKGCRSLSKNDMILNNEIPNLEVDPKTYNVYINGKKITSNPSVNLPLSQRYFLF from the coding sequence ATGAAAAAATTAGATAGAGAATCTTATGCAAGAATGTATGGTCCTACTAAAGGAGATAAGATTCGTTTAGGAGATACATCTCTGTGGATTGAAATAGAAAAAGATTATACAATTTATGGAGATGAATGTGTTTTTGGAGGAGGAAAGGTAATTAGAGATGGAATGGGGCAACATCCTTTTGCTACTAGAGAAGAGGGAATTTTAGATTTAGTTTTAACTAATGCCATTATTATTGATTATTGGGGGATTATTAAAGGAGATATTGGAATAAAAAATGGAGTTATTGTTGGTATAGGAAAAGCTGGTAATCCATACTTTATGGATGGAGTTAGTAAGAATATGTATATAGGATCTGGAACAGAGGTAATTTCTTCAGAAAATATGATTGTGACAGCTGGTAGTGTTGATAGTCATGTTCATTATATCTGTCCTCAATTATTTGATGTTGCTCTAGAAAATGGAACGACAACTATTATAGGTGGGGGATCTGGTCCTGCTACAGGAAGCATAGCTACTAATTGTACTTCTGGAGTTTGGAACATTCAAAGAATGTTAAAAAGTACAGATCATATTCCCATAAATTTCCTTTTTCTTGCTAGTGGGAATAGTTCACGTCCTGAAGCTTTAATAGAACAAATTTATGCTGGTGCAGGTGGTTTAAAAATTCATGAGGATTGGGGGAGTACACCATATGTGATAGATCAATGTTTAAATGTATCAGAAAAACTTGATATACAAGTAAATATACATACGGATTCCTTGAATGAATCTGGTTATGTAGAAGATACTTTAGAGGCTTTTAAAAATAGAACTATTCATACTTATCATACAGAAGGAGCAGGAGGAGGTCATTCTCCAGATTTATTAAAAGTCATATCTCATCCAAATATTTTACCATCATCTACAAGTCCTACTATGCCTTATACTTGTAATACAATTGATGAACATTTAGATATGTTAATGATATGTCATCATCTTGATTCAAATATTCCAGAAGATATTGCTTTTGCTAAATCAAGAATTAGATCTGAAACAATTAGTGCAGAAGGTTTTTTACATGATATAGGAGCTATTAGCATGACTAGTTCAGATTCTCAAGCTATGGGTAGAATAGGTGAAATAGTTAAAAGGACATGGCAAACAGCTGATAAAATGAAAAAAGAAAGAGGTTTTTTGTCAAAAGAAGATATGTATCATAAAAATGATAATTTTAGAGTGAAAAGATATATATCTAAATATACAATCAATCCTTCTATTACTCATGGTATATCCGAATATGTTGGATCTATATCTTGTGGAAAAATGGCTGATATAGTTTTATGGAAACCCTCTTTCTTTGGTGTAAAACCTGAATTAGTTTTAAAAAGTGGAATGATAGTTTATGCAAGTATGGGAGATCCAAATGCTACTATACCTACTCCTCAACCATTTATGTATCGGAAAATGTTCGGTTATTTCGAACCAAAATTGAGTAGTATTTTTATTTCATTTCATGCTATCAACAACGGATTTATAGAAGAAAATGAAATAAAAAAGAAAATAAAAATAGTAAAAGGATGTCGTTCTTTATCTAAAAATGATATGATATTAAATAATGAAATTCCGAATTTAGAAGTAGATCCAAAAACTTATAACGTTTATATAAATGGAAAAAAAATAACATCTAACCCATCTGTAAATTTACCTCTTTCTCAAAGATATTTTTTATTTTAA
- a CDS encoding RNA methyltransferase, translated as MDMNNIIHNLKIRNLIKIYKKNNRKIFFVEGFKEFEMAIKGGFSPIKIFLCKKIFQKYNFIEFFHHLIFYISQKDFKRIAYREKTGGIITLFKRNDSFFEKLKNIKKPKNSLILILDGIEKPGNLGGILRTANATGIHFVMLCNIRTYIFNPNVIRCSLGSVFNTKIIFDQKKSIISWLQENDIKIIVTGTDLHKEKSVLLYKTKFPTHLAIVLGSEDKGVSPIWFHIAHEIITIPMFGNVDSLNVSNAMSIIIYEIIRQRKYYYT; from the coding sequence ATGGACATGAATAACATAATACATAATCTGAAAATTAGGAATTTAATAAAAATTTATAAAAAAAATAATAGAAAAATTTTTTTTGTAGAAGGATTCAAAGAATTTGAAATGGCTATAAAAGGGGGGTTTTCTCCTATAAAAATTTTTCTATGTAAAAAAATATTTCAGAAGTATAATTTTATCGAATTTTTTCATCATCTTATTTTTTATATAAGTCAAAAAGATTTTAAAAGAATAGCGTATAGGGAAAAAACAGGAGGAATTATAACATTATTTAAACGAAATGATTCTTTTTTTGAAAAATTAAAAAATATAAAAAAACCTAAAAATTCTCTTATTTTAATATTAGATGGAATAGAAAAACCTGGAAATTTGGGTGGAATATTAAGGACAGCTAATGCAACAGGTATTCATTTTGTAATGTTATGTAACATTAGAACATATATTTTTAATCCTAATGTAATTAGATGTAGTTTAGGAAGTGTTTTCAACACTAAAATTATTTTTGATCAAAAAAAATCCATTATTTCTTGGTTACAAGAAAATGATATAAAAATTATAGTTACAGGAACAGATCTTCATAAGGAAAAATCCGTTTTATTATATAAAACTAAATTTCCTACACATTTAGCGATAGTTTTAGGATCAGAAGATAAAGGGGTATCTCCTATATGGTTTCATATAGCTCATGAAATAATAACTATTCCTATGTTTGGAAATGTAGATTCTCTTAATGTTAGCAATGCTATGTCTATAATTATATATGAAATAATTAGACAAAGAAAATATTATTATACCTGA
- the thrA gene encoding bifunctional aspartate kinase/homoserine dehydrogenase I: MQVLKFGGSSVAHSDSIKSICSLLEKKPKGRYAIVVSALGKITDQLIKCGKLASERKNLYKDILEKIKIRHFNIINNLFPITYQSNLISWFKKNIKELECLCDGIFQVEELSKRSLDKIMSFGELSSSFLISEKLKQIGLNAICKDSRELIITDSKFGCAQVDFITSNHNIVQFFMKKTSEYVVLPGFIGSTLENETTTLGRGGSDYTASILASAISASLLEIWTDVSGMMTANPKIVNHAFPIKEISYEEAMELSHFGAKVIYPPTIQPAMKKNIPIKIKNTFSPLDPGTLIYMSKRTNISQPVTGISGIKDLALLTLEGSGMIGIPGYSKRLFEALSREKINVIFITQSSSEHSITTGIHEMDVIKAKIVIDSEFFKEIHKKRIDPLRIEKDLCIIAVVGDNMKNLHGTSGKMFSSLGRNSINVRAIAQGSTEKNISAVIKKSDFKKALNTLHESFFERPPKQINLFICGVGKVGSKLLEQIYQQRNYLFNELKLQVRVIGLANSKKMNFENSGINLLQWKKDLHKNGCQMNIYSFMERVWNFNLRNSLFVDNTASEEMAMTYEKFLQNGIGVITCNKIACSSDYEHYKKLKILSRHFKAPFLFETNVGASLPVISTLNDLINSGDKINKIEAVLSGSLNFIFNHFIGKKSFLEIVQEAQNKGFTEPDPRIDLSGLDVMRKILILARECGSPLEISDIRHKSFLPESCSTVLSLKDFYQKLHQYKDYFFNLRKKAEKEKKRLRFIARYEKGIATVGLESVKKSHPFYQLEGKDNMVLYNTYRYLEQPLIIKGAGAGAEVTASGVFSDIIKATRTK; the protein is encoded by the coding sequence ATGCAAGTTTTAAAATTTGGTGGAAGTTCTGTTGCTCATTCTGATTCTATAAAAAGTATTTGTTCTCTATTGGAGAAAAAACCGAAAGGAAGATATGCTATTGTTGTTTCTGCTTTAGGAAAAATAACCGATCAGTTAATAAAATGTGGAAAATTAGCTTCTGAAAGAAAAAATCTTTATAAAGATATTCTAGAAAAAATAAAAATTCGTCATTTTAATATTATAAATAATTTATTTCCAATTACTTATCAAAGTAATTTAATTAGTTGGTTTAAAAAAAATATAAAGGAATTGGAGTGTTTATGTGATGGTATTTTTCAAGTAGAAGAACTTTCAAAACGTTCTTTAGATAAAATTATGAGTTTTGGAGAACTGAGTTCTTCTTTTCTCATTTCGGAAAAACTTAAACAGATTGGATTAAATGCTATTTGTAAAGATAGTAGAGAACTTATTATAACAGATTCTAAATTCGGATGTGCACAAGTAGATTTTATAACAAGTAATCACAATATTGTTCAATTTTTTATGAAAAAAACATCAGAATATGTTGTTTTACCCGGTTTTATAGGTTCTACGTTAGAAAATGAAACAACGACTCTTGGAAGAGGAGGTTCTGATTATACAGCTTCTATTTTAGCTTCTGCTATATCCGCTAGTTTACTTGAAATATGGACAGATGTAAGTGGAATGATGACTGCAAATCCAAAAATAGTGAATCATGCTTTTCCTATAAAAGAAATTTCTTATGAAGAAGCTATGGAATTATCTCACTTTGGAGCAAAAGTAATTTATCCTCCTACAATACAACCAGCTATGAAGAAAAATATTCCTATCAAAATAAAAAATACTTTTTCTCCTTTAGATCCAGGAACCTTAATTTATATGAGTAAAAGAACGAATATAAGTCAACCAGTTACCGGTATTTCTGGAATTAAAGATTTAGCTTTATTAACTCTTGAAGGAAGTGGAATGATTGGAATTCCTGGTTATTCTAAACGTTTATTTGAAGCTTTATCACGTGAAAAAATAAATGTTATTTTTATTACCCAAAGTTCATCAGAACATTCCATTACAACTGGAATTCATGAAATGGATGTTATCAAAGCTAAAATAGTGATAGATAGTGAATTTTTTAAAGAAATACACAAAAAAAGGATTGATCCCTTAAGAATTGAAAAAGATTTATGTATCATAGCCGTTGTAGGGGATAATATGAAAAATCTTCATGGAACAAGTGGAAAAATGTTTTCTTCCTTAGGAAGAAATAGTATTAATGTTAGAGCTATTGCACAAGGATCTACTGAGAAAAATATATCTGCTGTTATTAAGAAATCTGATTTTAAAAAAGCTTTAAATACTTTACATGAATCCTTTTTTGAAAGACCTCCAAAACAAATAAATCTTTTTATTTGTGGAGTAGGTAAAGTAGGAAGTAAATTACTTGAACAGATATATCAGCAAAGAAATTATTTGTTTAATGAACTTAAACTTCAAGTCAGAGTAATTGGATTAGCTAATAGTAAAAAAATGAACTTCGAAAATAGTGGTATTAATTTACTTCAATGGAAAAAAGATCTTCATAAAAATGGTTGTCAGATGAATATTTATTCTTTTATGGAAAGAGTATGGAATTTTAATTTAAGAAATAGTTTATTTGTAGATAATACAGCAAGTGAAGAAATGGCGATGACCTATGAAAAATTTTTACAAAATGGAATAGGAGTTATTACTTGTAACAAAATAGCTTGTTCTTCTGATTATGAACATTATAAAAAATTAAAAATACTGTCTAGACATTTTAAAGCTCCATTCTTATTTGAAACGAATGTAGGTGCAAGTCTTCCGGTCATTAGTACTCTTAATGATCTAATCAATAGCGGAGATAAAATTAATAAGATAGAAGCAGTATTATCTGGAAGTTTGAATTTTATTTTTAATCATTTTATAGGAAAAAAATCCTTTTTAGAAATTGTACAAGAAGCTCAAAATAAAGGGTTTACTGAACCAGACCCTCGTATTGATCTTAGTGGATTAGACGTCATGCGTAAAATACTTATTTTAGCAAGAGAATGTGGTTCTCCATTAGAAATAAGTGATATACGTCACAAATCTTTTCTTCCTGAAAGTTGTTCAACCGTTCTATCACTTAAAGATTTTTATCAAAAGTTACATCAATATAAAGATTATTTCTTTAACCTAAGAAAAAAAGCAGAAAAAGAAAAAAAACGTCTTAGATTTATTGCTCGTTATGAAAAAGGAATAGCTACTGTAGGATTAGAATCGGTAAAAAAAAGTCATCCTTTTTATCAACTAGAAGGTAAAGATAATATGGTTTTATATAATACCTACCGTTATCTTGAACAACCTTTGATTATAAAGGGAGCAGGAGCTGGAGCAGAAGTTACAGCTTCTGGAGTTTTTTCAGATATTATTAAGGCTACTAGGACGAAATAA
- the ureA gene encoding urease subunit gamma, with translation MHLTSYEKEKILLYMAGELAKKRLKRGLKLNYPESVAIITHYVMEGARDGKKVKELMLEARNILHYDQVMDGVHEMLHNVQIEATFPDGTKLVTIHNPIKKYKKNSNMIPGQYNLLKEDIVLLHGRPRIERMVSNIGNRPIQIGSHFHFYETNASLHFDRTGTKGYRLDIPAGMSIRFEPGEIKKVGLVQIGGSQKIYGFSGKENEKI, from the coding sequence ATGCATTTAACTTCTTATGAAAAGGAAAAAATTCTTCTTTACATGGCTGGAGAATTAGCAAAAAAACGTTTAAAAAGAGGATTGAAACTAAATTATCCTGAATCTGTAGCAATAATTACTCATTATGTGATGGAAGGAGCAAGAGATGGAAAAAAAGTCAAAGAACTTATGCTTGAAGCAAGAAATATTCTACACTATGACCAAGTTATGGATGGAGTGCATGAAATGCTTCATAATGTTCAAATTGAAGCCACTTTTCCTGATGGAACTAAATTAGTAACCATACATAATCCTATTAAAAAATATAAAAAAAATTCAAATATGATTCCAGGACAATATAATCTTCTTAAAGAAGATATTGTTTTATTACATGGAAGACCTCGTATAGAAAGAATGGTTTCTAATATAGGCAATCGCCCTATCCAAATAGGATCTCATTTTCATTTTTATGAAACAAACGCTTCACTTCACTTTGATAGAACTGGAACTAAGGGATACCGATTAGACATTCCTGCAGGAATGTCTATTCGGTTTGAACCAGGAGAAATAAAAAAAGTTGGTTTAGTTCAAATAGGAGGTAGTCAGAAAATTTATGGTTTTTCTGGAAAAGAAAACGAAAAAATATGA